The following proteins are co-located in the Methylomonas sp. 11b genome:
- a CDS encoding AAA family ATPase gives MTSKQTLSDWRASALRMEQQINHVVVGQQAAVRNLLIAVFARGHVLLEGQVGVGKTTLLRAIAQGLGGQYQRIEGTIDLMPADLIYYTYLNSEGRPCVDPGPLLKQGEQLSVFFFNEINRARPQVHSLLLRVMAERSIGAFNREYRMPHIQVFADRNRVEKEETFELPAAARDRFFMEINIDTPSDDAVLDDLMFNPRYHDVDTLIDEMAASQIPYYQLNDWAAAIQQSIQPTPALRQYALDLWKATADPRAFGIKLSDVEMDQLLQAGASPRGISYLIRAAKVRAWLEDRDSLLPEDLQAVYAVTMSHRIFLNPMYAYRKDELIPTLIDSILNQIAAP, from the coding sequence ATGACAAGCAAGCAAACTCTCAGCGACTGGCGCGCCAGTGCGTTGCGGATGGAACAACAAATCAACCATGTCGTCGTCGGTCAACAAGCGGCGGTACGCAACCTTTTGATAGCGGTATTCGCCCGCGGCCATGTGTTATTGGAAGGCCAGGTTGGGGTCGGAAAAACCACCCTATTAAGAGCTATCGCTCAAGGCTTGGGTGGTCAATACCAACGCATCGAAGGCACTATCGACCTGATGCCCGCCGATCTGATTTATTACACCTACCTAAACAGCGAGGGTAGGCCCTGCGTCGATCCCGGCCCTTTGTTAAAGCAGGGCGAGCAGCTATCGGTATTTTTCTTTAACGAAATCAATCGCGCCCGCCCGCAAGTACATTCGCTGTTATTGCGGGTGATGGCCGAGCGCAGCATCGGCGCATTCAACCGCGAATACCGGATGCCGCATATCCAAGTGTTCGCCGACCGCAACCGGGTGGAAAAGGAAGAAACCTTCGAACTGCCGGCCGCCGCCCGCGACCGGTTTTTCATGGAAATCAATATCGACACTCCCAGCGACGATGCAGTGCTGGACGATTTGATGTTCAACCCGCGTTACCACGATGTCGATACCCTGATCGACGAAATGGCCGCCAGTCAGATTCCGTATTATCAGCTCAACGATTGGGCCGCCGCAATTCAGCAAAGCATCCAGCCCACACCGGCTTTGCGCCAGTATGCGCTGGACCTATGGAAAGCCACCGCTGATCCGCGCGCCTTCGGCATCAAGTTAAGCGATGTGGAAATGGATCAACTACTACAGGCCGGCGCCAGTCCACGCGGTATCAGCTATTTGATCCGCGCTGCCAAAGTTAGGGCTTGGCTGGAGGATCGCGACAGCCTGCTGCCGGAAGATTTACAGGCTGTCTATGCGGTGACCATGTCGCACCGGATATTTCTAAATCCGATGTACGCCTATCGCAAAGACGAGCTGATTCCCACCTTGATAGACAGCATCCTCAACCAAATCGCCGCACCGTAA
- a CDS encoding DUF58 domain-containing protein, whose amino-acid sequence MSANTQPFQYRLPRPVVGVFPGAHPGQMVGNGQLFKRHDTLIARPDPRRIDLRASLLDPFGQYQVRVQQQNSAVDVFLLADFSASMGFSGGNDKRCVLADMLLSIAASALEYGDNFGFIACNQQVLTDCYLPAGKHMGRIQSLAERLQKLVFQPGSEGLLQAQRYLPNHRALVFLVSDFHFPLPQLQAILQCLSRHDVIPLVLWDQSEYSGLPDWGLFQLQDLETGKRRTLWFRPSLKRKIEQAFAQRRSQLQHHFRAFGCEPLFIENGYRSEQLAQYFLRRVG is encoded by the coding sequence ATGTCTGCCAACACCCAACCCTTTCAATACCGCCTGCCGCGCCCGGTAGTCGGGGTGTTCCCCGGCGCGCATCCCGGACAAATGGTCGGCAACGGCCAATTGTTCAAGCGCCATGACACCTTGATCGCCCGTCCGGATCCCAGACGCATCGATTTGCGGGCCAGTCTGCTTGACCCGTTCGGCCAATATCAAGTGCGGGTGCAGCAGCAAAATAGCGCGGTCGATGTGTTTTTGCTCGCCGATTTTTCGGCGTCCATGGGTTTCTCGGGCGGCAACGACAAGCGCTGTGTACTAGCAGATATGCTGCTATCCATTGCCGCTTCGGCCTTGGAGTACGGTGATAATTTCGGCTTTATCGCTTGTAATCAGCAAGTTTTAACCGACTGCTATTTGCCGGCAGGTAAACATATGGGGCGGATTCAATCTCTGGCCGAACGTCTGCAAAAGCTGGTATTCCAGCCGGGATCGGAGGGTTTGCTGCAAGCCCAACGCTATCTACCCAATCACCGAGCCTTGGTATTTTTGGTGTCGGATTTTCATTTTCCGTTGCCGCAGTTGCAGGCCATTTTGCAATGCCTGAGTCGTCACGATGTGATTCCGCTGGTGTTATGGGACCAATCCGAATATAGCGGGTTGCCGGATTGGGGCCTATTCCAGCTACAGGATCTGGAAACCGGTAAACGCCGTACCTTGTGGTTTCGGCCGAGTTTGAAGCGCAAGATAGAACAGGCTTTTGCGCAGCGTCGCAGCCAATTGCAACACCATTTTCGGGCGTTTGGCTGCGAGCCATTATTTATCGAAAACGGCTACCGTTCCGAACAGCTAGCACAATATTTTTTAAGGCGGGTAGGGTGA
- a CDS encoding vWA domain-containing protein, with the protein MNLGLEYPWALLGLLLCLLPMFRVGAVANAYPWLAILPPDPLSLAISGLIRLLGVLAIGGLTLGLAGAYLQEQQVERIGHGAHIVMLLDRSNSMDNTFAGKAPETQGEESKASAARRLLNEFVDRREHDLIGIAEYSTSPLFVLPLTENKAAIHAAIDATALPALAYTNVSKGLSMALEFFDSRPVTGSRIVLLVSDGAAVIDPDSEAALRELFKQRQVSLYWVFLRTANSHGLFEIPDDPRDDNAQAMPERYLHLFFNSLHIPYQAYEAETPGAMQQAVADINRLENRPLHYFERIPKQDLSTRCYAWAAAMLLLLLGVKLCEARL; encoded by the coding sequence ATGAATTTAGGCTTGGAGTATCCGTGGGCCTTACTGGGTCTATTGCTCTGTTTGTTGCCGATGTTCAGGGTGGGCGCGGTCGCCAATGCCTATCCCTGGCTGGCTATTCTGCCGCCCGATCCGTTGTCGTTAGCCATCAGCGGTTTGATCCGCTTGCTGGGTGTGCTGGCGATAGGCGGATTGACGCTGGGCTTGGCCGGGGCTTATCTGCAAGAACAGCAGGTGGAGCGCATCGGCCACGGCGCGCATATCGTCATGCTGTTGGATCGCAGTAACAGCATGGACAACACCTTTGCCGGCAAGGCGCCGGAAACCCAGGGCGAGGAATCCAAAGCCAGCGCCGCTCGGCGTTTATTGAATGAGTTTGTGGATCGCCGCGAGCACGATTTGATCGGCATCGCCGAATACAGTACGTCGCCGCTATTCGTGCTGCCGCTGACCGAAAATAAAGCCGCCATTCATGCCGCGATAGATGCCACCGCTCTGCCGGCCTTGGCTTATACCAACGTCAGCAAGGGCTTGAGCATGGCCTTGGAATTCTTCGATAGCCGCCCGGTGACCGGTTCGCGAATCGTGTTGTTGGTCTCGGACGGTGCTGCGGTGATCGATCCGGACAGCGAAGCGGCCTTGCGCGAGTTGTTCAAACAACGTCAAGTCAGTTTGTACTGGGTATTCCTGCGTACCGCCAACAGCCACGGCTTGTTCGAAATACCCGACGACCCGCGCGACGACAATGCTCAGGCCATGCCGGAACGTTATCTGCATCTGTTTTTTAATAGCCTGCATATCCCGTATCAGGCCTACGAAGCCGAAACGCCCGGTGCCATGCAACAGGCGGTAGCCGACATCAACCGCCTGGAAAATCGGCCCTTGCATTACTTCGAACGAATACCCAAGCAGGATTTATCCACACGTTGTTATGCCTGGGCCGCGGCCATGTTGCTGTTATTGCTGGGCGTGAAACTGTGCGAGGCCAGACTGTGA
- a CDS encoding MxaK protein, with translation MIRKLKHWALWAALAIAILVTLTQLLQLYGLAGQNRLIGQLLADKDVGAEELATAAPEVRLARAGYLSQHQRYDEALATLNLLLQQSGPNLQMQTRYNLGNLYLRQAMDKAQSGNINDAMPLLGLAKQAYREALTLDSEFWDAKYNLEVAMRLLPEMDRISSGDDKDDLSQKTQLWTTLPGFPRGLP, from the coding sequence GTGATTCGTAAACTAAAACATTGGGCGCTGTGGGCCGCACTGGCGATAGCTATATTGGTGACGCTGACCCAATTACTGCAACTATATGGGCTGGCCGGGCAAAATCGGTTGATCGGCCAATTGCTGGCTGACAAGGATGTCGGCGCCGAAGAATTGGCAACCGCGGCCCCGGAAGTACGGTTGGCCAGGGCAGGGTATCTCAGCCAACACCAACGCTACGACGAAGCCTTGGCGACGCTGAACCTGTTGTTGCAGCAATCCGGCCCAAATTTGCAAATGCAAACTCGTTACAACCTGGGCAATCTCTATCTACGCCAAGCCATGGATAAAGCCCAGAGTGGTAATATCAACGACGCGATGCCTTTGCTGGGTCTGGCTAAACAAGCCTACCGGGAAGCCTTGACACTGGACAGCGAATTTTGGGATGCCAAATACAATCTGGAAGTAGCGATGCGGCTGCTGCCGGAAATGGACAGAATTAGCAGCGGCGATGATAAGGACGATCTTAGCCAAAAGACCCAGCTGTGGACCACTTTGCCGGGCTTTCCGCGTGGCTTGCCTTAA
- a CDS encoding vWA domain-containing protein, producing the protein MTIAQNLRDFRFWLLAAALLCLSVVFFHPQTRAQVSLYRLVFIVDITRSMNTEDYQLDKQPLGRLQYVKYALRQELLKLPCGSQVGLGVFTERRSTLLFEPIEVCSGFAEIDAAIAALDWRMAWAADSRIASGLLNTLEMLKDKDRTLVFFSDGQEAPPPNPRYKPDLSAVKDQVKGVIVGVGGDQLSPIPKFDAKGQRQGFYKPDDVPHRSSFGESDLNPEKIQGYNARNAPFGSEAATGDEHMSRLHESYLRQLAAESGLQYWRLTDVGSLDQALQQAEFAKPSQRQVDIGWRYAGLALLLLAAMYVK; encoded by the coding sequence ATGACCATTGCCCAAAATCTCAGGGATTTCCGGTTCTGGCTACTCGCTGCGGCTTTGCTGTGCTTGTCGGTGGTGTTCTTTCATCCGCAAACCAGGGCGCAAGTGTCGCTGTATCGGTTGGTGTTCATCGTCGATATCACCCGCAGCATGAACACCGAGGATTACCAGCTGGATAAACAGCCGCTTGGTCGCTTGCAGTACGTCAAGTATGCCCTGCGTCAGGAATTGCTGAAACTGCCTTGCGGCTCGCAAGTCGGCTTGGGGGTGTTTACCGAGCGCCGTTCGACTTTACTGTTCGAACCGATCGAAGTCTGCTCGGGGTTTGCCGAGATCGATGCTGCAATTGCGGCGCTGGATTGGCGCATGGCCTGGGCTGCCGACAGCCGCATCGCCAGCGGCTTACTAAACACCTTGGAGATGCTGAAAGACAAAGATCGGACCTTGGTATTTTTCAGCGACGGCCAGGAAGCGCCACCGCCCAATCCACGCTATAAGCCCGATCTATCGGCCGTCAAGGATCAAGTAAAAGGCGTAATCGTCGGTGTCGGCGGAGACCAACTCTCACCCATCCCCAAGTTTGATGCTAAAGGCCAGCGCCAAGGTTTTTATAAACCCGACGATGTGCCGCACCGTTCTTCCTTTGGCGAATCGGATTTGAATCCGGAGAAGATACAGGGTTACAACGCCCGTAACGCCCCATTCGGTAGCGAGGCAGCGACCGGCGACGAACACATGAGCCGGTTGCACGAAAGCTATCTGCGTCAGCTCGCCGCTGAGAGCGGTTTGCAGTATTGGCGCTTGACCGATGTCGGCAGCTTGGATCAGGCACTGCAACAAGCCGAGTTTGCCAAGCCTAGCCAGCGACAAGTCGATATCGGTTGGCGGTACGCCGGCTTGGCTCTACTGCTGTTGGCAGCGATGTATGTCAAATAA
- a CDS encoding HepT-like ribonuclease domain-containing protein, with protein MRNVLAHEYLGVDSVMVWETVQTHLDTLQQALKKNNGTTKPIR; from the coding sequence ATGCGCAATGTTTTAGCACATGAGTATTTGGGCGTTGATTCTGTGATGGTCTGGGAAACAGTGCAAACCCATCTCGATACATTGCAACAAGCACTCAAAAAAAATAATGGAACAACCAAACCCATAAGGTAA
- a CDS encoding transposase, whose protein sequence is MTNHYHLIVETLEGNLSKGMRQLNGVYTQTSNRRHGRTGHLFQGRYKAILVDKESNLLELARYVVLNPARAGMGRKLEDWPWSSYLAMTGQVEIADWLTTDWILSQFGENRAAAEQRYRVFLQDGMQQTIEIWHNLKNQIYLGDEEFVAKVQQDFEFDKQAWDIPKKQKRGIAKSLFEIERQAIDRNTAIKTAYATGVYSQREIGAHFNLHPITVSVIVRHDSDS, encoded by the coding sequence ATGACAAACCATTACCATTTGATAGTAGAAACCCTTGAGGGCAATCTCTCCAAAGGGATGCGGCAATTGAACGGCGTGTACACTCAAACCAGCAATCGCCGCCACGGGCGGACGGGGCATTTATTCCAAGGTCGTTATAAAGCCATTCTGGTGGACAAAGAAAGCAACCTTCTGGAATTGGCTCGCTACGTTGTGCTTAATCCTGCCAGAGCGGGCATGGGGCGAAAACTTGAAGACTGGCCGTGGAGCAGTTACCTTGCGATGACCGGTCAAGTAGAAATAGCTGACTGGCTGACAACGGACTGGATATTGTCCCAATTCGGCGAGAATCGAGCCGCAGCAGAACAGCGTTATCGCGTGTTTTTGCAGGATGGCATGCAGCAGACTATTGAAATTTGGCATAATTTAAAGAATCAGATTTATCTGGGTGATGAGGAATTTGTAGCAAAGGTTCAACAGGACTTTGAATTCGACAAACAGGCTTGGGATATTCCAAAAAAACAAAAGCGGGGAATAGCCAAGTCGTTATTCGAAATCGAGCGGCAAGCAATTGATAGGAATACAGCCATAAAAACAGCGTATGCCACTGGAGTTTATAGTCAGCGAGAAATTGGAGCGCATTTTAATCTGCATCCCATTACAGTAAGTGTGATCGTCAGGCACGACAGTGATTCTTAA
- a CDS encoding DUF2489 domain-containing protein has product MNDRPPLNEAEAEARKLLVATVRSMLSGELPFVEGAVQVLRLKSQVGGIGDHDKDFNAFVVIESETDHLPLEAQRHLWAPDALACLEPELEKTQKWAESFAPEACAKLVARFSHG; this is encoded by the coding sequence ATGAATGACCGTCCACCCCTTAATGAGGCTGAAGCCGAAGCAAGGAAATTACTTGTGGCCACCGTGCGCTCAATGCTGTCGGGAGAGCTTCCGTTTGTTGAGGGCGCAGTTCAAGTGCTTCGCCTCAAATCTCAAGTCGGCGGCATCGGGGATCACGACAAGGACTTCAACGCCTTTGTTGTTATCGAGTCAGAGACCGATCACCTACCATTGGAAGCTCAGCGTCATTTGTGGGCGCCAGATGCGCTAGCTTGTTTGGAGCCGGAACTTGAAAAGACACAGAAGTGGGCAGAGTCCTTTGCCCCTGAAGCATGCGCAAAACTCGTTGCTCGGTTCAGCCATGGCTAA
- a CDS encoding HEAT repeat domain-containing protein → MAGKTTKDQRKAAYFIIGNIGKNKTNSDCAEILIRIIRSERDKYALSTLLDLLAEIPIGNEVDLSPIFELLTDDRWLVRYSAISALKNTSSQQAEEKLLELLQRTEDAHDMVYCHSTLNRIGSARAIPAIERGLKSRKRDVKLSAEQAIASITQRVAAQPIIQPGLATPAG, encoded by the coding sequence TTGGCTGGAAAAACGACCAAAGATCAACGAAAAGCCGCCTACTTCATCATCGGAAACATCGGGAAAAACAAAACAAATAGCGATTGTGCCGAGATATTAATTAGGATCATTCGTTCAGAGCGCGATAAATACGCATTGTCGACTTTGCTAGATCTACTCGCTGAGATACCGATTGGAAATGAAGTCGATCTTTCCCCCATATTCGAACTGTTGACCGATGACCGTTGGCTTGTCCGCTATTCGGCCATTAGCGCATTGAAAAACACATCCTCGCAGCAGGCAGAAGAGAAGCTTTTGGAACTGCTCCAACGAACCGAGGATGCCCATGATATGGTCTACTGCCATTCAACACTCAATCGTATTGGCAGTGCGCGCGCAATTCCAGCGATTGAGCGTGGTTTAAAGTCTCGAAAGCGTGATGTTAAGTTGTCAGCGGAACAGGCCATCGCGAGCATTACTCAGCGCGTTGCCGCCCAACCCATCATTCAACCCGGACTGGCTACGCCAGCCGGTTAA